Proteins encoded in a region of the Streptomyces sp. NBC_01298 genome:
- a CDS encoding FUSC family protein, producing the protein MSWVRALKDTARAGLRVERTRLQPLLALRAAVGLAIVVGAGLAFLGPGAAASSAFGAYMAAVATFQKSWRPRPVLALASGLTLAVSTFIGYLVGSSHTLAFMLLLAVWSFAAGLMWAAGPTAGMIASSNVAIMLVTVTLPTSVPQAAGHAAMIAGGGVVQALLILLFPIRRWGAQRDALADALAAEADYARRLRQDPVASFDPQPLMRARDAATVTARQARRRPAELHGARGLAERIRPVLALLADPAVGAPAEGPARDRVRELLAATGSVLDAAASAIRHGEAVRLPAPALAVLKAPDTADLFQGAALRAARRLSALLDDVLDTAEPGSGRTVDPDESMLRPTLPALVPMVLAAVRAELRPGSPILRHAVRVTAVACAGYAIGHALPFGHAYWAPMASVMVMRPDFTQTYTRAVARFGGTLVGVALATAVVQLAHPGMYVSGLLAVVSAGLMYTFMRTGYAVSMVFVSAYVVFLLGMGGLRWDQTVPDRVMLTLVGGVLAMISYAVYPAWETPRLRTRLADWVEAGGRYAAAVLGQYADPAGAHRGEVREALLAVRDARVAWQDAVDRAAGEPVRHRGISRAAAEEAGRALAAMGRHTMLLEAHFPDRSRPPVPGAAELAGALREATEAGAKAVRERRVPDWEVVRAALADGDAPDPGVLRGAARQLLDSLEEVSDALRAPLRPRSGEGAGEGVGEGAGEGRHP; encoded by the coding sequence ATGAGCTGGGTCCGGGCGCTGAAGGACACCGCCCGGGCCGGATTGCGGGTCGAGCGGACCCGGCTGCAACCCCTCCTCGCGCTCCGCGCCGCCGTCGGGCTCGCGATCGTCGTCGGCGCCGGCCTCGCCTTCCTCGGGCCGGGCGCCGCCGCCAGTTCCGCCTTCGGCGCCTACATGGCGGCCGTCGCCACGTTCCAGAAGAGCTGGCGCCCCCGGCCCGTCCTCGCGCTCGCCTCCGGGCTGACGCTGGCCGTGTCCACCTTCATCGGGTACCTCGTCGGGTCCTCGCACACCCTGGCCTTCATGCTGCTGCTGGCCGTGTGGAGCTTCGCGGCGGGCCTGATGTGGGCGGCCGGCCCCACCGCGGGCATGATCGCCTCCAGCAACGTCGCGATCATGCTGGTCACCGTCACCCTGCCCACCTCCGTGCCGCAGGCCGCGGGCCACGCCGCGATGATCGCCGGCGGCGGGGTGGTGCAGGCCCTGCTGATCCTCCTCTTTCCCATCCGGCGGTGGGGCGCCCAGCGCGACGCCCTCGCCGACGCGCTGGCCGCCGAGGCCGACTACGCGCGCCGCCTGCGCCAGGACCCGGTCGCCTCCTTCGACCCGCAGCCGCTGATGAGGGCGCGCGACGCGGCCACCGTGACGGCGCGCCAGGCCCGCCGCCGCCCCGCCGAGCTGCACGGCGCGCGGGGGCTCGCGGAGCGGATCCGGCCGGTGCTGGCGCTGCTGGCCGACCCCGCGGTCGGGGCCCCGGCCGAGGGCCCGGCGCGGGACCGGGTCCGGGAACTGCTCGCCGCGACCGGGTCGGTGCTGGACGCCGCCGCGTCCGCCATCCGGCACGGGGAGGCGGTGCGGCTGCCCGCCCCGGCCCTCGCGGTGCTCAAGGCTCCCGACACCGCCGATCTGTTCCAGGGCGCCGCGCTGCGCGCCGCGCGCAGGCTCTCCGCCCTGCTGGACGACGTACTCGACACCGCCGAGCCGGGCTCCGGGCGCACCGTGGATCCCGACGAGTCGATGCTGCGGCCCACCCTGCCGGCGCTCGTGCCGATGGTGCTGGCCGCCGTACGGGCCGAGCTGCGTCCCGGGTCGCCGATCCTGCGGCACGCCGTACGGGTCACCGCCGTGGCCTGTGCCGGCTACGCCATCGGCCACGCGTTGCCCTTCGGCCACGCCTACTGGGCCCCGATGGCCTCCGTCATGGTCATGCGGCCCGATTTCACGCAGACCTACACCCGCGCCGTGGCCCGCTTCGGCGGCACCCTGGTCGGGGTCGCCCTCGCGACGGCCGTCGTCCAGCTCGCGCACCCGGGGATGTACGTGTCCGGGCTGCTCGCCGTCGTCAGCGCGGGCCTGATGTACACCTTCATGCGCACCGGCTACGCCGTCTCGATGGTCTTCGTCTCCGCCTACGTGGTGTTCCTGCTCGGCATGGGCGGCCTGCGCTGGGACCAGACCGTGCCGGACCGCGTCATGCTCACCCTGGTCGGCGGGGTCCTCGCGATGATCTCCTACGCCGTCTACCCGGCCTGGGAGACCCCGCGCCTGCGGACCCGGCTGGCCGACTGGGTCGAGGCCGGCGGGCGGTACGCGGCAGCCGTGCTCGGGCAGTACGCCGACCCGGCCGGAGCCCACCGCGGCGAGGTGCGCGAAGCCCTGCTGGCGGTGCGCGACGCCCGGGTCGCCTGGCAGGACGCGGTGGACCGGGCCGCCGGGGAGCCGGTGCGCCACCGCGGGATCTCCCGGGCCGCGGCCGAGGAGGCGGGCCGGGCCCTGGCCGCGATGGGCCGTCACACGATGCTGCTGGAGGCGCACTTCCCGGACCGGTCCCGGCCCCCTGTCCCGGGCGCGGCCGAGCTGGCAGGGGCGCTGCGCGAGGCGACGGAGGCGGGCGCGAAGGCCGTACGGGAGCGGCGGGTGCCCGACTGGGAGGTGGTCCGGGCGGCGCTGGCCGACGGGGACGCCCCCGACCCGGGGGTGCTGCGCGGGGCGGCGCGGCAGCTGCTGGACTCCCTGGAGGAGGTCTCCGACGCGCTGCGGGCCCCGCTCCGGCCCAGGTCCGGGGAAGGGGCAGGGGAAGGTGTCGGGGAAGGCGCCGGGGAAGGTCGTCACCCTTAG
- a CDS encoding GntR family transcriptional regulator, with protein sequence MDYDPTRPKWVQIAETVRARIASGEYPQHHLISEVQLAEEFTVTRVTIRKMTAALREEGLIVTTPGMGSFVADQAAKGNA encoded by the coding sequence GTGGATTACGACCCAACCCGCCCGAAGTGGGTACAGATCGCGGAAACCGTCCGGGCGCGCATCGCGTCGGGCGAGTACCCGCAGCACCATCTGATCTCTGAAGTTCAGTTGGCGGAGGAGTTCACGGTTACGCGCGTGACCATTCGCAAGATGACCGCCGCCCTGCGGGAGGAAGGTCTCATCGTGACCACACCAGGCATGGGTTCCTTCGTCGCGGATCAGGCGGCGAAAGGGAACGCTTGA
- a CDS encoding glycine-rich domain-containing protein has protein sequence MSQLAVREAALPLSVRLPSAGFAIAVRTVERANPHLPEGMAERIVREAVKFVTAAARNRTPGLALRPSRLVDEGWHALLTDTRTYGNLCRLLGRFVHHVPETPATKKHDTATVARTLKAIREAGDEPDEYLWTVEAQSALLVSADCMHSECTDGGSNCAAPPS, from the coding sequence ATGTCACAGCTTGCTGTACGTGAGGCCGCGTTACCGCTCTCCGTCCGCCTCCCGTCCGCAGGGTTCGCCATTGCCGTGCGCACCGTCGAACGGGCGAACCCTCACCTTCCGGAGGGCATGGCCGAGCGGATCGTTCGTGAGGCGGTGAAGTTCGTTACGGCGGCAGCACGTAACCGGACCCCGGGTCTCGCACTGCGCCCGTCCCGGCTCGTGGACGAGGGGTGGCACGCGCTCCTCACGGACACGAGGACGTACGGCAACCTGTGCCGACTGCTCGGCCGGTTCGTACACCACGTCCCTGAGACCCCCGCGACGAAGAAGCACGACACGGCCACCGTCGCCCGCACGCTCAAGGCCATCCGCGAAGCGGGAGACGAACCCGACGAGTACCTGTGGACCGTAGAGGCGCAGTCTGCGCTTCTGGTCTCCGCTGACTGCATGCACAGCGAGTGCACGGACGGAGGGTCCAACTGCGCGGCCCCGCCGAGCTGA
- a CDS encoding DUF7848 domain-containing protein: MSVKAVMRYITYSMRRHPSAETTATARCLSFECDWTAEPTPNADVCSDMCIKHTGRTGHMTFVREFSEVAVVERVQ, translated from the coding sequence ATGAGCGTGAAAGCGGTGATGCGCTACATCACCTACAGCATGCGGCGGCATCCCTCCGCCGAGACGACCGCGACCGCGCGGTGTCTGAGCTTTGAGTGCGACTGGACAGCGGAACCGACCCCGAACGCCGACGTGTGCAGCGACATGTGCATTAAGCACACAGGGCGGACAGGCCACATGACGTTCGTCCGGGAGTTCTCGGAAGTCGCAGTAGTGGAGCGCGTCCAGTGA
- a CDS encoding helix-turn-helix domain-containing protein: MDIGELIRDLRKARGWSQGRLASEINSAHGTTLTREYVSNWECSKVRPGPFYLAALSAVLDVPLAVLEGEVDRREFLTDIAGAAIAPVVASDLISAGFAARLRGGPSSDEWEAKLTTYGTEYMSMGAADIQRRVSGELVTVQQQLEDPRLWSVASRLMTLYAKTFPGSDGSKAVHWYRMAAKAADESGDDEARVWVRGRAAIALGYEGASLGIADVLADQALAISDRPSLGLLNAVMGKAHAAALRGDRASALKLADDGRRIFDKSGSYEQTSDYAVPWWRMNVFLSLLLARLGDEQGAVQAQEAARRELPAELPRFATHLEMHRGLMLARSGDVSGGVTYARGALDALPPEKHSLTLRLLMSEIEES; encoded by the coding sequence ATGGACATCGGGGAACTGATCCGGGATCTCCGCAAGGCTCGCGGCTGGAGCCAAGGGCGGTTAGCTTCTGAGATCAACAGCGCGCACGGCACAACGCTGACGCGGGAGTACGTCAGCAACTGGGAGTGTTCCAAGGTCAGGCCAGGCCCGTTCTACCTTGCCGCGCTTTCTGCCGTTCTCGACGTTCCCCTAGCTGTCCTTGAAGGTGAAGTGGACCGACGCGAGTTCCTTACCGACATCGCCGGGGCTGCCATAGCTCCAGTGGTTGCCTCTGATCTGATCAGCGCAGGATTCGCCGCCCGACTACGGGGCGGGCCATCATCGGATGAGTGGGAAGCCAAGCTGACCACGTACGGCACTGAGTACATGTCGATGGGCGCTGCGGACATCCAGCGTCGGGTGTCCGGCGAACTCGTCACCGTGCAGCAACAACTGGAAGACCCCCGACTTTGGTCAGTGGCTTCCCGACTGATGACCCTGTACGCCAAGACGTTTCCGGGGTCGGACGGATCGAAGGCCGTTCACTGGTACCGCATGGCAGCTAAGGCTGCTGACGAGTCCGGAGACGACGAAGCGCGCGTTTGGGTACGTGGACGTGCAGCCATCGCCCTGGGGTACGAAGGGGCGTCGCTGGGCATCGCTGACGTACTGGCGGACCAAGCCTTGGCCATATCGGATCGACCTTCCCTAGGTCTCCTGAACGCCGTAATGGGCAAGGCACACGCCGCAGCACTTCGAGGTGACCGCGCCTCAGCACTGAAGCTCGCCGACGATGGCCGGCGCATCTTCGACAAGTCGGGGTCCTACGAACAGACCAGCGACTATGCCGTGCCCTGGTGGCGTATGAACGTCTTCCTGTCGCTCCTCCTAGCCCGCTTGGGCGACGAGCAGGGAGCCGTTCAGGCACAGGAAGCTGCGCGCCGCGAACTCCCGGCAGAGCTTCCCCGGTTCGCTACCCACCTTGAAATGCATAGAGGTCTGATGCTCGCACGCTCCGGCGATGTGTCCGGCGGGGTGACCTACGCACGGGGAGCGTTGGACGCGCTGCCGCCGGAGAAGCACTCCCTGACGCTCAGACTTCTGATGTCGGAAATCGAAGAGTCCTGA
- a CDS encoding major capsid protein produces MSLTLAESAKLSQDQLQRGVIETFVQESPLLDRLPLMQIAGNAYRYNEESALPGVSFRAVNEAYPESTGTLNQKIETLAILGGDADVDKFIAQTRGNLNDQRAIQVMMKVKAASIHFSDQFFNGDVMVDPKGFDGLRKRLFGTQVVDAKGLGPVANGYEFFDALDTLTARVRGINGSNGALYMNADVRAKIASGFRRLGGSELLTSEIAGKRTVMWNGIPMLDAGQKLDGTDVLPLTTGSGGKQTGDIYAVRFGSTEADAGVTGLTHGGVQATDLGESHDKPVYRTRIDFYCGLALFGGKAAARLTNVLNG; encoded by the coding sequence ATGAGTCTCACCCTTGCTGAATCCGCCAAGCTCTCGCAGGATCAGTTGCAGCGCGGCGTTATTGAGACGTTCGTCCAGGAGTCTCCCCTTCTGGACCGGCTCCCACTGATGCAGATTGCCGGAAACGCATACCGCTACAACGAGGAGTCCGCCCTCCCGGGCGTCTCGTTCCGCGCAGTCAATGAGGCGTACCCGGAGAGCACCGGAACGCTTAATCAGAAGATCGAGACGCTCGCCATCCTGGGTGGTGACGCCGATGTGGACAAGTTCATAGCTCAGACCCGAGGAAACCTGAACGACCAGCGAGCCATTCAGGTCATGATGAAGGTCAAGGCTGCTTCCATTCACTTCTCGGATCAGTTTTTCAACGGTGACGTGATGGTGGACCCGAAGGGGTTCGACGGCCTGCGCAAGCGGCTGTTCGGCACTCAGGTTGTCGACGCCAAGGGTCTCGGTCCGGTGGCCAACGGCTACGAGTTCTTCGATGCGCTGGACACTCTGACCGCGCGGGTCCGTGGCATCAACGGTTCCAACGGGGCTCTCTACATGAACGCCGACGTCCGGGCCAAGATCGCGTCAGGGTTCCGCCGGCTCGGTGGTTCCGAGCTGCTGACATCCGAGATAGCCGGTAAGCGGACGGTGATGTGGAACGGGATTCCGATGCTCGACGCGGGTCAGAAGCTGGACGGTACCGATGTATTGCCCCTGACCACCGGTTCGGGCGGCAAGCAGACCGGCGATATCTACGCCGTCCGCTTCGGCTCAACTGAGGCCGACGCGGGGGTAACCGGGCTGACGCATGGCGGGGTGCAGGCCACCGACCTTGGTGAGTCCCACGACAAGCCCGTCTACCGGACCCGCATCGACTTCTACTGTGGTCTTGCCCTGTTCGGCGGGAAGGCCGCAGCCCGACTGACCAACGTGCTGAACGGCTGA
- a CDS encoding HNH endonuclease encodes MRCIDCTEPATHRGRCKPHHGAYEGRTTVRTRRARSRHRAARYDAAARLRRLVTDRGSGWCDWCLNDFPANGVDVDHVRPLSLGGEDVAGNVQVLCHPCHQLKTRTEFGAAVAPRDTAPDRP; translated from the coding sequence ATGCGCTGTATCGACTGCACCGAGCCTGCGACCCATCGGGGCCGCTGCAAGCCACACCACGGGGCCTACGAGGGACGGACAACGGTCCGCACCCGACGAGCCCGGAGCCGACACCGTGCGGCCCGCTATGACGCTGCTGCGAGGCTTCGCCGGCTCGTGACGGACCGGGGCTCGGGATGGTGTGACTGGTGCCTGAACGACTTCCCCGCGAACGGGGTGGACGTGGACCACGTGCGTCCGCTGTCCCTCGGTGGCGAGGACGTGGCAGGGAACGTGCAGGTCTTGTGCCACCCGTGCCACCAGCTCAAGACCCGTACTGAGTTCGGGGCCGCTGTTGCCCCCAGGGACACCGCCCCGGACCGGCCCTAA
- a CDS encoding recombinase family protein, producing MSTSTLARSARQELPPTRGMNKTTDGLCPCHGRPYVDLLLRKSKIVREGERALSIRAQEDRGRAWADEHGYCVRKIWRENLSAWSDVQRPKYDAAMTAVLAGEVPALWCYALDRFSRKGAEAVVPILGKARVIFDYERLDSLDERDRRWIIDRAENAREYSQRLSYNVRGTKSRQRTEGKWLSKAPFGLVAVPGTRKLIPDLTPYMCTVADKREVTPWEIVQRVFKAIGEGMSSRALTRKLNSEGLRTGTGVPWRADAVRAIIIHPVYEGWLTHCPGGKAHRDRVPFLNNEGERVRVVTDETLPNMIPSELAERARRVLSGNQTISKAAPTPGRAVRALTSRMRCASCGSAMTLEGDSYACTRYGDGAEACADPAFVTRKAVEKYVVQTWSERLAVTDDEDPLLVAVAERWQAITRPEETQVIRDARAELKAAQAKLDKFHADDANDFYTGRSARYRIPHKNAAEARISKAETALAELVGNTGPVSLSFLLNGNGEKYWNTANASMQRDLLGLAIDTVTVTKSPGRGRRFDGMKRVTITWATPEGAEPDADGFEQAA from the coding sequence ATGTCTACGAGCACCCTCGCGCGTTCTGCTAGGCAAGAACTGCCCCCCACAAGGGGCATGAACAAGACTACTGACGGACTGTGCCCGTGCCACGGACGACCGTATGTAGACCTCCTCCTCCGTAAGTCGAAGATCGTCCGCGAGGGCGAGCGCGCTCTGTCCATCCGGGCGCAGGAGGACCGGGGCCGGGCATGGGCAGACGAGCACGGGTACTGCGTGCGAAAGATATGGCGCGAGAACCTGTCCGCCTGGTCGGACGTACAGCGCCCGAAGTACGACGCAGCCATGACCGCAGTCCTCGCCGGCGAAGTGCCCGCGCTCTGGTGCTACGCGCTCGACCGCTTCAGCCGCAAGGGTGCTGAGGCGGTAGTGCCGATCCTCGGCAAGGCTCGCGTGATCTTCGACTACGAGCGTCTCGACTCGCTGGACGAGCGGGATCGCCGATGGATCATCGACCGGGCCGAGAACGCGCGCGAGTACTCACAGCGGCTGAGCTACAACGTGCGGGGCACAAAGTCTCGGCAGCGCACCGAGGGCAAGTGGCTGTCCAAAGCACCCTTCGGGCTGGTTGCGGTCCCCGGTACGCGGAAGCTGATCCCGGATCTCACCCCGTACATGTGCACCGTTGCCGACAAGCGGGAAGTCACCCCGTGGGAGATCGTCCAGCGCGTATTCAAGGCCATTGGCGAGGGCATGTCGTCCCGCGCGCTGACCCGGAAGCTGAACAGTGAGGGTCTGCGGACCGGTACCGGGGTCCCGTGGCGGGCCGACGCGGTGCGGGCGATCATCATCCACCCCGTATATGAGGGGTGGCTTACGCACTGCCCCGGCGGTAAGGCGCACCGTGACCGCGTGCCGTTCCTGAACAACGAGGGCGAGCGGGTGCGCGTGGTCACGGACGAGACGTTGCCGAACATGATCCCGTCCGAGCTCGCCGAGCGTGCCCGCCGTGTGCTGTCCGGGAACCAGACCATCAGCAAGGCTGCCCCGACTCCGGGCCGCGCGGTCCGAGCACTGACCAGCCGCATGCGATGCGCATCCTGTGGCAGCGCCATGACGTTGGAAGGGGACTCGTACGCCTGCACCCGCTACGGCGACGGAGCCGAAGCGTGCGCCGATCCCGCGTTCGTCACCCGCAAGGCCGTCGAAAAGTACGTGGTGCAAACGTGGTCCGAGCGGCTCGCAGTCACTGACGATGAGGACCCGCTGTTGGTTGCCGTAGCCGAACGGTGGCAGGCCATTACCCGCCCCGAGGAGACACAGGTCATCAGGGACGCACGCGCCGAGCTGAAAGCCGCACAAGCCAAGCTCGACAAGTTCCACGCGGACGACGCGAACGACTTCTATACGGGCCGCTCCGCCCGGTACCGCATCCCGCACAAGAACGCTGCCGAAGCACGGATCAGCAAGGCTGAGACCGCGCTCGCCGAGCTCGTCGGCAACACCGGTCCCGTATCTCTCTCGTTCCTGCTGAACGGCAACGGTGAGAAGTACTGGAACACCGCCAACGCGAGCATGCAGCGCGACCTACTCGGACTCGCTATAGACACCGTGACCGTGACGAAGTCTCCGGGGCGCGGACGGCGCTTCGACGGGATGAAGCGCGTCACCATCACATGGGCCACCCCCGAGGGTGCCGAGCCCGACGCAGACGGGTTCGAGCAAGCCGCCTAG
- the tatA gene encoding Sec-independent protein translocase subunit TatA encodes MLRNALEPWHVAIIVLVCLMVFGSKKLPEMARGLGRSARILKAEARALREEEPAAPAAPAPAER; translated from the coding sequence ATGCTCAGGAACGCCCTGGAACCCTGGCACGTCGCCATCATCGTGCTCGTCTGCCTGATGGTGTTCGGCTCGAAGAAGCTTCCCGAGATGGCCCGCGGGCTGGGCCGGTCCGCCCGCATCCTGAAGGCGGAGGCACGTGCGCTGCGCGAGGAGGAGCCGGCGGCGCCGGCCGCGCCGGCCCCCGCCGAGCGCTGA
- a CDS encoding DUF2786 domain-containing protein — MRDIVDRACEAALYNQDDAGLDAGASVLVAEGDRWGGVGQALLARGEEYLRQAWERGWRPADVLRLVRRDLEQTHLRITEDLVAAEARRYARLPERWTDAEVWWGDDTRYGERLVQRERTDRFSLAGTVLEVFRLLIRLPSIEPVGPLPGDPADVLEHAHIEPRMLGRIRALLAKAEATTFPEEAEALSAKAQELMARHTVDAALLAVKSGTAQIPGACRIGVEAPYEEAKAVLLDAVAGANRCRSVWNSAYEFSTVVGFESDLEAVELLYTSLLVQGTAAMTRAEAGQRAGGRKRTKTFRQSFLLAYASRLGQRLAETAEHTVADTVAEAPDNLPALVARDVAVTSRAEEMFPRTTTTRLRGATDLAGWEDGTAAADRAHMADARRRSLRG, encoded by the coding sequence GTGAGAGACATCGTCGACCGGGCCTGTGAGGCCGCGCTGTACAACCAGGACGACGCCGGGCTGGACGCCGGGGCGTCGGTGCTCGTCGCCGAGGGGGACCGGTGGGGCGGGGTCGGGCAGGCGCTGCTCGCGCGCGGTGAGGAGTACCTCCGCCAGGCATGGGAGCGCGGATGGCGGCCCGCCGACGTGCTGCGGCTCGTACGCCGGGACCTGGAGCAGACGCACCTGCGGATCACCGAGGACCTGGTCGCGGCCGAGGCCCGGCGGTACGCGCGGCTGCCCGAGCGGTGGACCGACGCCGAGGTGTGGTGGGGGGACGACACCCGGTACGGGGAGCGGCTGGTCCAGCGGGAGCGCACCGACCGCTTCAGCCTGGCCGGGACCGTCCTGGAGGTGTTCCGGCTGCTGATCCGGCTGCCGTCCATCGAGCCGGTCGGGCCGCTGCCCGGGGACCCGGCCGACGTGCTCGAACACGCGCACATCGAGCCCCGCATGCTCGGGCGGATCCGGGCCCTGCTCGCGAAGGCCGAGGCGACCACCTTCCCGGAGGAGGCGGAGGCGCTCAGCGCCAAGGCGCAGGAACTCATGGCCCGGCACACCGTCGACGCGGCGCTCCTCGCGGTGAAGTCGGGCACGGCGCAGATACCCGGCGCCTGCCGGATCGGGGTCGAGGCCCCGTACGAGGAGGCGAAGGCGGTACTGCTCGACGCGGTGGCGGGCGCGAACCGGTGCCGGTCGGTGTGGAACAGCGCCTACGAGTTCTCCACCGTCGTCGGCTTCGAGAGCGACCTGGAGGCGGTGGAGCTGCTGTACACCTCCCTGCTCGTCCAGGGCACCGCCGCGATGACCCGAGCGGAGGCCGGGCAGCGGGCGGGCGGCCGCAAGCGCACCAAGACCTTCCGGCAGTCCTTCCTCCTGGCCTACGCGAGCCGGCTGGGCCAGCGCCTCGCCGAGACGGCCGAGCACACGGTGGCCGACACCGTGGCCGAGGCCCCCGACAACCTGCCTGCCCTGGTCGCCCGGGACGTGGCCGTCACCTCGCGGGCCGAGGAGATGTTCCCCCGGACCACGACGACCCGGCTGCGCGGGGCGACCGACCTCGCGGGCTGGGAGGACGGCACGGCCGCCGCCGACCGGGCGCACATGGCGGACGCCCGCCGCCGCTCCCTGCGGGGCTGA